ACATCGACGCCCCACAGGTCATCTTGCCCGGCGTCGCCGCCGACGGTCAGCCATAACGGATGCTTTCCGGTGCCCAGCTGATAGCCTTGGCGGCGATTTACGAGCAGCCATTGCCGGGCCAGTTCGTGACAGCCGGCGCTTTGCAAGTCGGTCACGTCGAGCGCTCGCGGCCGAATCGATTTTCGGGTCGCGCAGCATAAAATCGGCGTCGCGCCGCACTCCAAACAACAGCGGATCATCGCCTGCAGGTGGAGCGTGTGTGCCCGCTTCGATTTCGCGGCGACGTCAAGCGGATCGATCATCACCACCTGCAATTCGTAACTGCCGATCCACGCGCGCAGTTGCCGCAGCTGCGTCTCCAACTTCGTGCTCGCCCCGTGCAGCGCGCAGACGAATCGCGGCGCTTCTTCCCGCTGTTTGCTGGTCATCCAACGGCGCGTGAGGTCGATCAGCGAGCGTTTCGCTTGCTCGCCGCTGAAGAACCCAACGCGAAACGTTCGCCGGAGCGCGAACTTCCCTAAGAATTTGCAGCCTGTCGACAGGGCCGCCGCCAAGTCGACCGCCAGCGACGTTT
This Blastopirellula marina DNA region includes the following protein-coding sequences:
- a CDS encoding AAA family ATPase, producing MNRTERIERMRELLQGEGMFPVAVPDSMIEAAVDRFEAANKPLQKFTSVEMLEQANEVEWLVPGVLSRGAPAVICGPSKCLKTSLAVDLAAALSTGCKFLGKFALRRTFRVGFFSGEQAKRSLIDLTRRWMTSKQREEAPRFVCALHGASTKLETQLRQLRAWIGSYELQVVMIDPLDVAAKSKRAHTLHLQAMIRCCLECGATPILCCATRKSIRPRALDVTDLQSAGCHELARQWLLVNRRQGYQLGTGKHPLWLTVGGDAGQDDLWGVDV